A stretch of the Osmerus mordax isolate fOsmMor3 chromosome 12, fOsmMor3.pri, whole genome shotgun sequence genome encodes the following:
- the rab9b gene encoding ras-related protein Rab-9B — protein sequence MSGKSLLLKVILLGDGGVGKSSLMNRYVTDRFDSQSFHTIGVEFLNRDLEVDGRFVTLQIWDTAGQERFKSLRTPFYRGADCCLLTFAVDDLHSFQNLPAWKKEFMYYSDVRDPDRFPFVVLGNKVDKEEEREVGEDEARAWCEETGCCPYFETSAKDDTNVGAAFEAAVREVLATEDQIDHALLSSTIDLHGNRKAQRYSCC from the exons ATGAGTGGAAAGAGCTTACTGCTGAAGGTGATTCtactgggagatggaggagtggggAAGTCCTCCCTAATGAATCGATATGTGACGGACCGATTTGACTCCCAGTCCTTCCACACCATCGGGGTTGAGTTCCTGAACAGAGACCTGGAAGTCGATGGGCGCTTTGTCACTCTGCAG ATCTGGGACACAGCAGGGCAGGAGCGTTTCAAGTCACTGCGGACTCCATTCTACAGAGGCGCCGACTGCTGCCTTCTCACCTTTGCTGTGGACGATCTCCACAGCTTCCAGAACCTTCCAGCCTGGAAGAAGGAGTTTATGTACTACTCTGACGTACGAGACCCCGACAGATTTCCCTTTGTAGTGCTCGGGAACAAG gtggacaaggaggaggaacgTGAGGTGGGCGAGGATGAGGCTAGGGCATGGTGCGAGGAGACCGGCTGCTGTCCGTACTTTGAGACCAGCGCCAAGGATGACACCAATGTGGGCGCGGCCTTCGAGGCGGCAGTGAGGGAGGTGCTGGCCACCGAGGACCAGATTGATCACGCGCTGCTAAGCAGCACCATTGATCTCCACGGCAACCGCAAAGCACAACGGTACTCTTGTTGCTGA